A single window of Montipora capricornis isolate CH-2021 chromosome 14, ASM3666992v2, whole genome shotgun sequence DNA harbors:
- the LOC138031828 gene encoding procollagen C-endopeptidase enhancer 1-like, with product MMSKRIPVLISILSFQYFVISSSCPRRDYNEPQGTLHSPGFNTSESYGNNMVCEYNIVLNPGLRIILEFITLSILGTMPNCTEDSLEIFVGHDAIQNNASIGKFCSCSNVSLPKIYSFDNYLRLVFKSDQSMKGAGFEVRYSSDNNVTKLDPSTNCSTKLIGSSSGTVVTPNWPLQYFPYASCVWTLQIPKSMVLRIFFASFDLEVNFICDPDNKGPLSSDDIFLSGE from the exons ATGATGTCAAAAAGAATCCCTGTGTTGATATCAATACTTTCCTTCCAATACTTTGTCATTTCATCCTCTTGTCCACGACGGGATTATAATGAACCTCAAGGAACGCTCCATTCTCCTGGTTTCAACACGTCGGAATCATATGGGAACAACATGGTTTGTGAATACAATATCGTTCTTAATCCTGGTCTGAGAATAATTCTAGAGTTCATAACCCTGTCCATACTTGGTACCATGCCGAACTGTACGGAGGATTCTTTGGAAATATTCGTTGG CCATGATGCTATTCAGAACAATGCATCAATTGGAAAATTCTGTTCCTGTTCTAATGTTTCCCTGCCAAAGATCTACTCATTTGATAATTACTTGAGGCTGGTGTTCAAGTCTGATCAGTCAATGAAAGGTGCTGGTTTTGAAGTTCGTTACTCCTCAGATAACAATGTGACAAAGCTTGATCCTTCAACAAATTGCAG CACAAAATTGATTGGATCTTCGAGTGGAAcagtggttacccccaactgGCCTCTCCAATACTTTCCCTATGCTTCCTGTGTTTGGACGCTCCAGATTCCCAAGTCAATGGTCCTTCGCATCTTTTTTGCAAGCTTTGATCTGGAAGTAAATTTTATTTGTGACCCTGATAACAAAGGCCCACTTTCAAGTGATGATATTTTTCTAAGTGGTGAGTAA
- the LOC138032990 gene encoding ciliary microtubule-associated protein 2-like, which translates to MSQKKFAGAPFGVQTARFDVAGIHPKSKTPGTITQVAYDKKCMSEVNRCLGPGSYNIDVGGFNPKSVSERSSGPGWERAFETARLAKIPHLLYKEQWEKKQLQKQLLGPGTYNISDFIDDMAKKPGCTRGVCETREARFDTSSDVSQVPGPGTYGNGGIPSAVVEAKESKSVSNVGMLDSGKSSGRQLPEVGSHLCPGQYEMKSFLDEMETRVVSKRGPYDLFTGERNKPIAVGYFALPAKQTLGPGEYDLKSFLHEFNDKHKKHHGAFLKVQRFPAYPTNRIYCSTLSQYPREPNDPAPGSYTPQRLTKPEASIRHPFGSTAERFDRHARRFFLGSTNPVGPGRYDVDRYDKAQHANGNRSAFNSKTKRYDLIRDKYLTERIKPREVDKVFMVPIDAQ; encoded by the exons ATGTCTCAGAAGAAATTTGCGGGAGCACCGTTCGGGGTCCAAACGGCAAG GTTTGATGTGGCAGGAATTCACCCTAAAAGCAAAACACCTGGAACTATAACTCAAGTTGCTTACGACAAAAAATGCATGTCTGAAGTG AATCGTTGTCTTGGACCTGGTTCCTATAACATTGATGTGGGAGGGTTCAACCCCAAGTCTGTGTCGGAGAGATCATCTGGCCCTG GATGGGAAAGAGCTTTTGAAACTGCTCGCTTGGCAAAGATACCACACTTATTGTACAAGGAACAGTGGGAGAAGAAGCAACTTCAG aaacaacTCCTTGGTCCTGGTACTTACAACATCAGTGACTTTATTGATGACATGGCAAAGAAACCTGGTTGCACAAGAGGTGTATGTGAGACAAGAGAAGCTAGATTTGATACTAGTTCCGACGTG AGTCAAGTTCCAGGCCCCGGCACTTACGGAAATGGAGGAATTCCCAGCGCCGTCGTGGAAGCAAAAGAAAGCAAGTCTGTCAGTAACGTGGGGATGCTGGACTCTGGAAAATCGTCTGGGAGACAACTTCCTGAAGTG GGAAGTCATCTATGCCCTGGGCAATATGAAATGAAAAGTTTCTTAGATGAAATGGAAACAAGAGTGGTTAGTAAACGAGGTCCCTATGATCTTTTCACTGGAGAGAGAAATAAACCAATTGCAGTGGGATACTTTGCTCTACCG GCTAAACAGACCCTTGGTCCCGGAGAATATGATTTAAAGTCATTCTTACACGAATTTAATG acaaacACAAGAAGCACCACGGGGCTTTTCTAAAAGTTCAGCGTTTCCCTGCATATCCGACAAACAGGATTTACTGCTCTACTTTGAGTCAATATCCTAGAGAGCCG AACGATCCTGCACCAGGGAGCTACACTCCACAAAGACTCACAAAGCCCGAGGCGTCGATCCGGCATCCCTTTGGATCAACCGCTGAACGATTTGACCGCCATGCAAGGAGATTTTTCCTTGGGAGCACG aaTCCTGTTGGGCCAGGCCGTTATGATGTCGATCGATACGATAAAGCTCAACATGCTAATGGGAACCGAAGTGCTTTTAACTCCAAAACAAAGAGATATGACCTCATACGGGATAAATACTTGAC GGAACGAATCAAGCCACGAGAAGTGGACAAAGTTTTCATGGTTCCAATTGATGCACAATAA
- the LOC138032320 gene encoding integrase/recombinase xerD homolog codes for MAVDPVVQDFIARSMAENNRSLMSEMSTLITNSVESIKRSNSESVEDQLREIKKLRREEPKSFKRKGTEIQYKFNAKIQDSIDEAKSYLESNAVDKAKESLNEDVFTSGFWKDLSAVEDDSLRELASRLQATVLASRAPGTTDAYRRSFARWKKFAISKSEFQHFPAKTEHVALYLQHLIDTTHSQSAVDSAIYAIQWAHAMAGIPSPTNSPIIHAIRDAAKRLVGTRPVNRKEPISAGMIRKLVDNSNFDNLLELRNVCIFILAYAGFFRIQEILHIKYGDIHFNSGYVVINVDISKTDQLRKGNEVVISVGSGEKTCPVKILRRYLTEVERYPVQSDHFVFRALSKCKSGHKLVAINKPVSYSTLREYFKVNFKDIVPDISLFSTHSLRSGGASAAANAGVPDRLFQRHGRWRSVSAKNGYVDDSLGSRLSVSKMLDI; via the exons ATGGCCGTTGATCCAGTTGTCCAGGACTTCATTGCTCGCTCTATGGCAGAAAATAACAGATCTTTGATGTCGGAAATGTCGACATTAATCACAAATTCCGTTGAAAGCATTAAGCGCTCGAATTCCGAATCCGTTGAAGATCAATTAAGGGAGATTAAGAAACTGCGACGCGAAGAGCCGAAGTCTTTCAAGCGTAAAGGAACTGAAATTCAGTACAAGTTTAATGCCAAGATCCAAGATTCTATTGACGAGGCCAAGTCGTACCTCGAGTCCAACGCTGTCGACAAAGCCAAAGAGTCCTTGAATGAAG ATGTTTTTACCAGTGGTTTTTGGAAAGACTTGAGTGCTGTTGAAGATGATTCCCTGAGGGAGTTGGCGTCAAGACTACAGGCGACTGTTCTTGCCTCCCGTGCTCCAGGGACGACGGACGCCTATAGGAGATCCTTCGCCAGATGGAAAAAGTTTGCAATTTCTAAATCGGAGTTCCAGCATTTTCCAGCCAAGACAGAACATGTCGCCTTATACCTGCAGCACTTGATAGACACTACGCATTCTCAAAGTGCGGTAGACTCTGCTATTTACGCTATTCAGTGGGCGCATGCTATGGCAGGTATCCCGTCGCCTACTAACAGTCCAATTATACATGCAATAAGGGATGCCGCCAAAAGATTAGTTGGAACTCGCCCAGTTAACAGGAAAGAGCCCATTTCGGCAGGCATGATTAGAAAGCTTGTCGATAATTCAAACTTTGACAATTTACTTGAGTTAAGGAACGTTTGCATTTTTATATTAGCCTATGCGGGCTTTTTTCGAATTCAAGAGATTCTCCATATTAAGTATGGGGATATTCATTTCAATTCTGGATATGTTGTTATTAATGTTGATATAAGTAAGACTGATCAATTGAGAAAGGGTAATGAGGTTGTTATTTCTGTAGGCTCGGGTGAGAAAACTTGTCCGGTTAAGATTTTGAGACGCTACTTAACTGAAGTTGAACGCTACCCTGTCCAATcagatcattttgtttttagagcCTTGTCTAAATGTAAGTCTGGGCACAAGCTTGTTGCGATTAATAAGCCAGTTAGTTATTCCACACTCAGggaatattttaaagttaatttcaagGACATTGTTCCAGATATTTCATTGTTTAGTACTCATTCGCTGAGATCTGGTGGTGCTTCAGCAGCGGCCAACGCTGGTGTACCGGATCGCCTTTTCCAAAGGCATGGGAGATGGAGGTCTGTTTCTGCGAAGAATGGATATGTTGACGATTCCTTAGGTTCTAGGCTTTCAGTTTCCAAAATGTTAGACATTTAG